In Stanieria sp. NIES-3757, the DNA window GCAATGGTTACTATTATTAATTTGTCCTCCATTATTATTAGGAGCAGAAGAACTACGGAAAAAAGTTGCTAAATCTTTGGTTAGTAAATTGTCTGGCTAAAAGCGCGATCTTGGCAGAGTCGAGGCGCGGAGCGATCGCACTTTAACAACTATAACTTATAGAACATAAAAAAAGATGTTTGAAACTAAAACAATAGAAAGTTTCTTTTCTATTGAGTAAAAATTATTTAAATGTATTTATTAATTACCACCTTAAAAAATTCTTATATCTTCATCAGAGAAGCCAGTTCTTTTTTTCTTAGGGCTGAAAGTTTTTTTGCTCCAATGGGGAATAATAATAATAATAAAAGCCCGAAATTGTCTATAGTTTATACTTAAAAACTACCAAAAACCAGTCACGATAAAATCAAGTAAATCTAAATGATTAATTGTAAGCATTCCTATCTAAATATAAGTATTGAGTAATTATAATTTCTCCATGAAAGACAATAATCTATTTTCTAATTTAATCAATGATAGTGATAAATTAATTTTTGCTGATGAAGAAGACGAACTATTTATTGCAGAAAGTTTACTTGAACAACAAGAAAAAGATGAACTTGACTATTGGAAAGTTTTAATTGTTGATGATGATCTTTCAGTTCATCAAGCAACTAGGTTGGCTTTAAGAAATTTACAGTTTGACTACAAAAATCTAACTTTTCTCTCAGCTTATACTGCCGAAGAAGCAAAAAAAATTATTGCCAACAATCCAGACTTAGCTTTTATTTTATTAGATGTAGTAATGGAAGCCAATTATTCTGGATTAGAATTAGTTAAATATATTAGAAAAGAATTAAATAAGAAATTAGTTAGAATTATTTTACGAACTGGTCAACCAGGTGAAGCACCAGAAGAATCAGTGATTACTGATTATGATATTAATGATTATAAACTTAAAGTTGAATTAACTCGCAACAAATTAATGGTAACCGCGATCGCATCTTTAAGAGCGTACCGCGATTTATTAGCTATTGATAATAGTCGTAACGAAATGATGGTTATTTATACTGCTTTGGAAGCAGTTAAAAATAATTTAGAAAATTTAGTTGAACTACGAACTCAAGAATTACAACAAGAAATTGAAGAAAGGAAAAAAGTAGAAAAAACTTTACGCTTAACGCAATTTTCTCTTGATCGCGCTAGAGATGCTATTTATTTTCTCAGTCCTAATGCGAAGTTCTTTTATGTTAATGAAGCTGCTGCCAAGATTTTTGGCTATACCAAAGAAGAACTTTTAGAAATGAGTATTTATGATATTGATCCTCAGTTACATCCTCCTAGTTGGTCTAGTCATTGGCAAAAATTAAAAGAACAAAAAGCTTTTACTTTTGAATCAACTCACTTTACTAAAGAAGGTGAAAATTTACCTGTCGAAGTAACAGTTAATTATTTAAAATTTGAACACCAAGAATATAATTGTGCCATCGTTCGTGATATTCGCGACCGCAAACAAGCAGAAGCAAAACTTAAAGAAGCTAATCAAAAATTACAATATCTTGCTAATGTAGATGGTCTAACTCAAATTGCTAATCGTCGCAGTTTTGATGAATATATTGAACAAGAATGGCTGAGAATGTCTCAATCAAAACAACCTTTATCTTTGATTTTATGTGACGTAGATTATTTTAAGAAATACAATGATTATTATGGTCATCAAGCAGGGGATGACTGTTTAAAAAAAGTAGCTCATACTATTAATAATTCGATTAGAAAACCAGGAGATTTAGCAGCTCGTTATGGTGGAGAAGAATTTGCGATAATTCTTTCTAATACCAATCTCGATGGTGCGTTATGTATTGCTCAAAAAATTCAACAAGATATTAAAAAATTAGAACTAGTTCATTTAGTTTCAGAAGTTGCTCAATACATTACTTTAAGTATGGGGATTTTTAGTACTATCCCCA includes these proteins:
- a CDS encoding hypothetical protein (possible DUF9 PAS domain) is translated as MKDNNLFSNLINDSDKLIFADEEDELFIAESLLEQQEKDELDYWKVLIVDDDLSVHQATRLALRNLQFDYKNLTFLSAYTAEEAKKIIANNPDLAFILLDVVMEANYSGLELVKYIRKELNKKLVRIILRTGQPGEAPEESVITDYDINDYKLKVELTRNKLMVTAIASLRAYRDLLAIDNSRNEMMVIYTALEAVKNNLENLVELRTQELQQEIEERKKVEKTLRLTQFSLDRARDAIYFLSPNAKFFYVNEAAAKIFGYTKEELLEMSIYDIDPQLHPPSWSSHWQKLKEQKAFTFESTHFTKEGENLPVEVTVNYLKFEHQEYNCAIVRDIRDRKQAEAKLKEANQKLQYLANVDGLTQIANRRSFDEYIEQEWLRMSQSKQPLSLILCDVDYFKKYNDYYGHQAGDDCLKKVAHTINNSIRKPGDLAARYGGEEFAIILSNTNLDGALCIAQKIQQDIKKLELVHLVSEVAQYITLSMGIFSTIPIAESSPSSLINKVDLALYQAKKSGRDRYFVYEEKV